Genomic segment of Panicum virgatum strain AP13 chromosome 2K, P.virgatum_v5, whole genome shotgun sequence:
TTGATGGAGTATATCACACACCTCTATTTTTATACTAAAAACTATCGACTCTAGAACAAAACATCTCTCGATCAATGTAAAAAGAATAATCTTAAGCTAGATAAAGAAATACTAGGAAAAATTTCTACTCCCTATTTGGGTATTTAGATGCCCACAGATGCACAGATAAATGAAGTTGGCGTTTGATTTTCTAAGACCCCTTACCATGATAGCCAAAAGcagaaaacacacaaaaaaattataaaattaatgaaAAGAAAGCGCAGTCACACGTAGCCGCTCTCGAGTTTTCCCTCCCTGTCGgctctctgcgccgccgccatggaggacAACGACGACTGCCCtcccctcgccgtcgagctcccgcCGCAGGTTCCATCTCCTCCGGCGCCAGCTCCTCCGGATGCGTCGCCAGTTGGCGTTACCGTCATCACCGGCTACCTCGGGGCCGGCAAGTCCACGGTGAGATTCTCCGTACCCTAACGGCGtaaccaccgcctctccctcgCTGTATTTGTTTGAAGTAGGCGCGTCAGCATCCGGCATCCGGGCGCTGCGTAGAATGAGAGGCAAATCGCTGGCTACCCGATATTTGAGTCGGGCTGATAAAGTGATAGCATACCTTTAATCTCAGAAAATCGAGTCATAATTTAATCTATGCCGTGTAATATCATGATTATGAGTTAGGATTATCGCAGAAGCCCTTCTGAAAGTTGCCATCAGTTCATTAGTAACCATTAAAGAAGTGTTATGTTAAGTTTCTTAGTCAGTTTGTTGATTTTGCTGATTTATGGCTTGAGAGTTTCTCTTTGAACCTGAAACTTTCAGTTAGTCAACTACATTTTGAATGAACAACATGGAAAGAGAATCGCCGTGATACTAAACGAGTTTGGAGAAGAGATTGGGGTTGAAAGGGCGATGATCAATGAGGGTCAAGGTGGTGCACTTGTTGAGGAATGGGTGGAGCTGGCAAATGGATGCGTCTGTTGCTCTGTAAAACACAGCCTGGTTCAAGCACTTGAGCAGCTTGTGCAGAGAAAGGATAGGTAAAATACAGTTACTCCTATCTACGCGAGGATACTTTTGATTAAGTACAACCTAGGATCCCAGAAGTATGGGCCCGCCTATCTGTTTTCTTAACCTTTTGATATGTTGATGTGGCCAAATCATGAATTTGATATTGACATCCTGCCTGCAGCTCAAAGTTGCTGACATCCTGTTTTTTTGGCTCACAACATCCTGCTTATCTTTTGCTAATGATGGTTGCTTGCCTTATCTAACCTGCATGAAACTGTAAAGTTTAATTTTATTTGTTGATGGTAGGTCATGCTCCTGCATTGATCCTATGTTATAAGTTGGATTGATACTGTCCTTTTGAACTGTAATGATCTAAAATGTCCTAATATGTTAGATTAATTTGGTATTCTGCAGAATGGATCATATATTACTTGAAACAACAGGTTTGGCTGATCCTGCACCACTTGTCTCTGTTCTTTGGCTAGACGACCAACTGGAATCATCAATTAGACTGGATTCTATTATTACGGTGAGTTCACCCATGTCTTATTTCTTTGTTTTGCTTTGTTTGATCAGTTGTCAACCATCATCTTGTGAGATGTAGAGATCACTGTTGCTAATTACATGCATAAACTTTTGTGCAGCTTCCTCTTTATATTTCTCATTCTGATAGTAATTTATAAGTTCTGCAAAATATCTGTTCTTGGTTTCCTGCAGTTGCTCTTACGATAACAATTTAAAATATCGCATCACATTGGACATTTTTTAATATGATTTAGCTATCTATCTACAGGTCATTGATGCAAAAAATTTCAGGGTTCAGATTGATGAGCACAAAAACTCCTCCTCATTCCCTGAAGCATTTCATCAAATTGCATTTGCGGTAACTTATCCTTTGTTTCTCTCTTATTATTATAATATCATGGTTTATTTTTGGGATCTTCACTTCTAGAATTTGGAGGTGGAGCTTTCTTTTGTTTATTCTTGCTGCTGCAGTTAGAATTCATAAGTCTAATATTCAAATAACTACAACATTGTGGCAAATTCTTTTGTAACAGGATGTTGTGATATTGAACAAAATTGACCTAGTGAAGGACAACGTTGAGGATTTGGAAAAACATATTCATGATGTGAATGCTCTGGTTACAGTGGTGCGGTCTGTCCGGTGCCAGGTTGACTTGAATGAAATATTTAACAGGCAAGCATATGGTGCCAAGGTCAGTAAACTAGTTAAAAACTTGAGGCCACCTTTTTTTCGTAATTACGCCAGTGTTTGAAGCATAAGTTGCTTTGATGTCTTTGGCAATTCTCAGAGGTCATTTGAACTCTACAATGATATAGTCTATAACCGTAGCATAAAGCTATGAAGGATACATCTAACCAACAATTCAGTGAACTGCTGCTTTGTGGCTTGTGTGTGCTCCTGGCCTCCTGCTAACTAACAGTTGGCCCTCTAAATTGAAGTTTTGAGCAACTATATGGTGTTACAATTGGTCCTCGATACCAATCAACACTGTTCTTATATGTTCTGAGTTTTAAGAAACTAAATGGATTCAACAAGCAAAAAACAAATGTGCAAAGCTGTTTGCTACTCCATTATAAGGCATTATACAGCATACACGCTAAATTTATACATTGGTCTGATTTTGGGATACAACTGTCTTAttttgtcttctttttttttttgctagaaTTCTTCTCATCTGCAAGAACTGCTGGACTATAGTAAATCAATACCACCTAACCGCCGTCATGATAATAGTATTTCCACCTTGTGCATCTACGAACAGGATCCGGTTAACTTGGCTAAGGTACTTTCTCTCCTTAAATGAACCATTTCAACAGAATTATGTAAAGAAGTCAGACATCAAGACATAGCTATACAGCAAATGGAGACTGGAAAGAGATTTACTATTTAAGGACACCAAGTTGACATGCGCAATTGAGACACAAACAACAATAGGATTGGATTGGCCTTCTTTGTATAAACTGCACAGTTTTGCTAGAGCTTCGAAGTATATCTCGATTTCTTTCATTTACTGTTCCACATTATGTGGCATTCTTATTTCATAGGATAAGTTTTTCCTATACCTAATTTCTGATTTCGAAGATATATATTTCTTGGGACATCAAAACAAGATGTTCAACACTTTCCCTTTCAGCTGAACTAAATGACAAAATTAACTAATTTATATTGGAAAATCTATCTAATAATTTCTAGCATCCATGCCTTAGTGGATATTACCCAAGGTTTCTCAGTTCTTAATCCAATGAATGTCAAACTGCCAGCTATCAGTCGTTTCACATATTTGTCTGATACTCTGTTGTCTCTTTCACAGGTGGAATCGTGGCTCGAAGATCTTCTTTGGGAAAAGAAATCTAGTATGGATATATATCGTTGTAAAGGGATTTTACATATCCATGACTCAGATCAAGTTCATACATTACAGGTTTTTACATCATACTCATACACCAACCAGAAAGGACTGCATTATGAGCTAGAGCTATCAAGCATTTTTGTTAGATTTCCCTTATAAACCCAATAGCAAGATAACTATGTTGTGCAGTTGATTCAATATACTGTTTGGTCACCACTAATCACAGAAGTCTGATTTTTCCTTATGCAGGCAGTGAGGGAAGTCTACGAAGTTATGCCGGCTCGAAAATGGTCCGAGACAGAGTCTCGCATGAACAAGATAGTCTTCATAGGTAAAACCCA
This window contains:
- the LOC120693858 gene encoding COBW domain-containing protein 1-like, which gives rise to MEDNDDCPPLAVELPPQVPSPPAPAPPDASPVGVTVITGYLGAGKSTLVNYILNEQHGKRIAVILNEFGEEIGVERAMINEGQGGALVEEWVELANGCVCCSVKHSLVQALEQLVQRKDRMDHILLETTGLADPAPLVSVLWLDDQLESSIRLDSIITVIDAKNFRVQIDEHKNSSSFPEAFHQIAFADVVILNKIDLVKDNVEDLEKHIHDVNALVTVVRSVRCQVDLNEIFNRQAYGAKNSSHLQELLDYSKSIPPNRRHDNSISTLCIYEQDPVNLAKVESWLEDLLWEKKSSMDIYRCKGILHIHDSDQVHTLQAVREVYEVMPARKWSETESRMNKIVFIGRNLDINALQDSFSGCKG